One stretch of Jiangella gansuensis DSM 44835 DNA includes these proteins:
- a CDS encoding IclR family transcriptional regulator yields the protein MPRVPARESAGGTQSVERALSLLSAFTEEHPELRTSELVAATGLGQSTVSRLVGALVNLGFLSHDTRSGLYGVGPRVVTLAGIGLNQSPVHQQSRQLAQNLAASLGLGVNVAERHGTSLFYLCHFEGPNAPRPATLIGRGGPLYATALGKALLCELPPDEIGDLLGTEYARYTPHTIADLDALLEALAEVRRRGYATELEELAFGRTCLAAPVRGRSGQIVAALSVSGPLSAMNAARQSELSMTVIEHADQISSNLGYHAALTYS from the coding sequence ATGCCTCGAGTCCCAGCTCGTGAGTCCGCCGGTGGCACCCAGAGCGTCGAACGCGCGCTGTCGTTGCTGTCGGCGTTCACCGAGGAGCATCCCGAACTGCGCACGTCCGAACTGGTGGCCGCCACCGGCCTGGGACAGTCCACGGTGTCGCGGCTGGTCGGTGCGCTGGTCAACCTCGGTTTCCTCAGCCACGACACCCGCAGCGGCCTGTACGGCGTGGGGCCGCGGGTCGTCACGCTGGCCGGCATCGGGCTCAATCAGTCACCGGTGCACCAGCAGTCGCGGCAGCTCGCGCAGAACCTGGCCGCCTCCCTGGGCCTCGGCGTCAACGTCGCCGAACGCCACGGCACCAGCCTCTTCTACCTGTGCCACTTCGAAGGTCCCAACGCACCGCGGCCGGCCACCCTGATCGGCCGCGGCGGCCCGTTGTACGCGACGGCGCTGGGCAAGGCGCTGCTCTGCGAGCTGCCGCCGGACGAGATCGGCGATCTGCTGGGCACCGAGTACGCCCGGTACACCCCGCACACGATCGCCGATCTCGATGCCCTGCTGGAGGCGCTGGCCGAGGTGCGCCGGCGCGGCTACGCCACCGAACTGGAGGAGCTGGCGTTCGGGCGCACCTGCCTGGCCGCGCCCGTCCGCGGCCGGTCCGGGCAGATCGTCGCCGCGCTGTCGGTGTCGGGACCCCTGTCGGCCATGAACGCCGCCCGGCAGAGCGAGTTGAGCATGACGGTCATCGAGCACGCCGACCAGATCTCGTCCAACCTCGGCTACCACGCCGCGCTGACCTACTCGTGA
- a CDS encoding 3-deoxy-7-phosphoheptulonate synthase, protein MSQPHSPTGDLRITGFQPLLSPAQMLAELPMDEEHAALVRSSRAEVRRIMAGDDDRLLVVVGPCSVHDPAAALEYARRLKPVADALRDDLCVVMRVYFEKPRTTVGWKGLINDPGLDGTFDVPRGLRIARQLLFDVLSVGLPAGCEFLEPISPQYIADTVSWGAIGARTPESQVHRQLASGLSMPVGFKNATSGDVQAAIDGCTAAGHGHVFFGVDHDGRAAAVSTAGNPDCHVILRGGSAGPNYGPDDVRDALALLQKAQRPGRLVIDASHGNSGKDHERQAVVTGEIAAQVAAGQHGIAGVMLEGFLVAGRQDLGGDALVYGQSVTDACMSWDTTEGLLADLAAAVRARR, encoded by the coding sequence ATGTCCCAGCCCCACTCCCCCACCGGTGACCTTCGCATCACCGGGTTCCAGCCGCTGCTGTCGCCCGCCCAGATGCTCGCGGAACTGCCGATGGACGAGGAGCACGCCGCGCTGGTCCGCTCCAGCCGCGCCGAGGTCCGCCGCATCATGGCCGGCGACGACGACCGCCTGCTGGTCGTGGTCGGTCCGTGCTCGGTGCACGACCCGGCCGCGGCACTGGAGTACGCCCGGAGGTTGAAGCCGGTGGCCGACGCCCTGCGCGACGACCTGTGCGTCGTCATGCGGGTGTACTTCGAGAAGCCGCGCACGACGGTCGGCTGGAAGGGCCTCATCAACGACCCCGGCCTGGACGGCACCTTCGACGTGCCGCGCGGCCTGCGGATCGCCCGCCAGCTGCTGTTCGACGTGCTGAGCGTCGGGCTGCCGGCCGGTTGCGAGTTCCTGGAGCCGATCAGCCCGCAATACATCGCCGACACCGTCTCGTGGGGCGCCATCGGCGCGCGCACCCCGGAGAGCCAGGTACACCGCCAGCTGGCATCCGGTCTGTCCATGCCGGTCGGGTTCAAGAACGCCACCAGCGGCGACGTCCAGGCTGCCATCGACGGCTGCACCGCGGCCGGCCACGGGCATGTCTTCTTCGGCGTCGACCACGACGGCCGGGCCGCAGCGGTCAGCACCGCCGGCAACCCCGACTGCCACGTCATCCTGCGCGGCGGCAGCGCCGGCCCGAACTACGGGCCCGACGACGTCCGCGACGCGCTCGCCCTGCTGCAGAAGGCCCAGCGTCCGGGCCGCCTGGTCATCGACGCCAGCCACGGCAACAGCGGCAAGGACCACGAGCGGCAGGCCGTCGTGACCGGTGAGATCGCCGCCCAGGTAGCCGCCGGACAACACGGCATCGCCGGTGTGATGCTGGAGGGCTTCCTGGTCGCCGGCCGCCAGGACCTCGGCGGCGACGCCCTCGTCTACGGCCAGAGCGTCACGGACGCCTGCATGAGCTGGGACACCACCGAGGGCCTACTAGCCGACCTCGCGGCCGCCGTGCGCGCCCGCCGCTGA
- a CDS encoding SDR family NAD(P)-dependent oxidoreductase, producing the protein MKVAIVGASTPIGIAIAERFAADGGRVVGISLEPAGSPVLAADLTADCSVPAAAADAVEDAVNVLDGLDVLVPAAAVMPVAPAHHTSDEQWRRAQAGGLDTFFFTARAALPHLMAGDGGAIVAVSSVNAFLAAPWVPAYAAAKGGVDALVRQLALDYAGRGVRVNAVAPGMVTFSGVPDAAAGYPIRRTIEPSEVAAAVAFLAGAEASAITGVVLPVDGGLSIASPAAFARADLRARLDDESAAGAHGGREVG; encoded by the coding sequence GTGAAGGTGGCCATCGTCGGCGCGTCCACACCGATCGGCATCGCCATCGCCGAGCGGTTCGCCGCCGACGGCGGCCGGGTGGTGGGCATTTCGCTGGAGCCGGCCGGCAGCCCGGTGCTGGCCGCGGACCTGACGGCGGACTGCTCGGTTCCGGCGGCCGCGGCCGACGCCGTCGAGGACGCCGTTAACGTGCTCGACGGGCTGGACGTGCTGGTTCCGGCGGCTGCCGTGATGCCGGTGGCGCCCGCGCACCACACCAGCGACGAGCAGTGGCGGCGCGCCCAGGCCGGTGGTCTGGACACCTTCTTCTTCACCGCTCGCGCCGCGTTGCCGCATCTGATGGCCGGCGACGGCGGCGCGATCGTCGCGGTGTCGTCGGTGAACGCGTTCCTGGCCGCGCCCTGGGTGCCCGCCTACGCCGCGGCGAAGGGCGGCGTCGACGCCCTGGTCCGGCAGCTCGCGCTCGACTACGCCGGGCGCGGCGTCCGGGTCAACGCCGTCGCACCCGGCATGGTGACGTTCTCGGGCGTGCCGGACGCGGCCGCCGGCTACCCGATCCGGCGCACCATCGAGCCGTCCGAGGTAGCCGCGGCGGTCGCGTTCCTGGCCGGCGCGGAGGCGTCGGCCATCACCGGTGTGGTGCTGCCGGTCGACGGCGGGCTGTCCATCGCCTCGCCGGCAGCGTTCGCCCGAGCCGACCTGCGGGCCCGCCTCGACGACGAGTCAGCGGCGGGCGCGCACGGCGGCCGCGAGGTCGGCTAG